A region from the Leptolyngbya subtilissima AS-A7 genome encodes:
- a CDS encoding ABC transporter permease — MSSRSAALRYYIFTRLLLAPLMILTITTVVFLLLRSTPGDPVDALLGARAPAAAKDALRSQLGLDQPLFIQYLSYLGDLLRLDLGSSLATQGQTVWQIIRAHFPATVELTVCGMLVATVVGVSVGALAASRPNSPLDAGGRLFGIITYAIPMYWFGMILQLIFAVQLRWFPIGTRYPLRAAPPTGPTGLYLLDSLLTLDFGAFFTTLYYLALPSLTLGILISGVFERMVRVNLKQTLSADYVEAARARGIPERRIVLVHALKNAMIPVITILGLTFASMLGGAVLTEVTFSWPGLANRLYEAISQRDYPVVQGLMVFFAMIVAVISIAIDILNAYIDPRIRY; from the coding sequence ATGTCCTCCCGTTCCGCTGCCCTGCGCTACTACATCTTCACTCGGCTGCTGCTGGCCCCGCTGATGATTTTGACCATCACTACGGTGGTGTTTTTGCTACTGCGGTCGACACCGGGCGACCCGGTAGATGCACTGCTGGGGGCGCGGGCTCCGGCGGCGGCGAAGGATGCGCTTAGGTCGCAGCTTGGCCTAGATCAGCCCTTGTTTATTCAATACTTGAGCTACCTGGGAGATTTGCTGCGGCTGGATCTGGGGTCTTCTCTCGCAACCCAGGGCCAAACCGTGTGGCAAATCATTCGAGCGCATTTTCCGGCCACGGTTGAGCTAACGGTATGCGGCATGCTTGTGGCCACGGTAGTGGGCGTCAGCGTTGGTGCCCTGGCGGCCTCGCGCCCCAACTCGCCGCTGGATGCGGGGGGACGGCTGTTTGGCATCATTACCTACGCCATTCCGATGTACTGGTTTGGCATGATTTTGCAGCTTATTTTTGCGGTGCAGCTGCGCTGGTTTCCCATTGGCACCCGCTACCCGCTGCGGGCCGCGCCCCCGACCGGGCCAACCGGGCTCTACCTGCTCGATAGCTTGCTGACCCTCGATTTTGGCGCATTCTTTACCACACTGTACTACTTGGCTTTGCCTAGCCTCACTCTAGGGATTCTAATCAGCGGGGTATTTGAGCGTATGGTGCGGGTCAACTTGAAGCAGACCCTGTCAGCAGACTACGTGGAGGCGGCTAGAGCGCGAGGCATTCCAGAGCGGCGCATTGTGCTGGTGCACGCGCTGAAGAATGCGATGATTCCGGTGATTACAATTTTGGGGCTAACTTTTGCCTCAATGCTGGGTGGTGCGGTGCTCACGGAGGTAACATTTTCGTGGCCGGGGCTAGCCAACCGCCTCTACGAAGCAATCTCCCAACGGGACTACCCGGTGGTGCAGGGGCTGATGGTGTTTTTCGCCATGATCGTGGCGGTGATCAGCATTGCGATCGATATTTTGAATGCCTATATTGACCCTCGCATTCGCTACTAG
- a CDS encoding alpha/beta fold hydrolase: MPVDVLSRNNVKVVGQGQRPLVMAHGFGCDQKMWRFVAPALADDYRLVLFDYVGFGQSDLATYDPQRYSHLQGYAQDILEICAALELEQAIFVGHSVSSMIGLLAAIAAPERFERLVMIGPSPCYINEDAYVGGFERQDIDQLLDIMEKNYIGWAHFLAPVVMQNSDRPQLTQELEDSFCSTDPAIATRFAKATFYGDNRDDLAKAPVPSLILQCKDDAIAPTEVGQYLHQHLPHSTLALMEATGHCPHMSHPDETIQRIKTYLEAASLGPTYG, encoded by the coding sequence ATGCCAGTGGATGTTTTAAGCCGAAACAACGTCAAGGTAGTGGGCCAGGGTCAGCGACCCTTGGTGATGGCCCACGGCTTTGGCTGCGACCAAAAGATGTGGCGGTTCGTAGCTCCCGCCCTTGCAGACGACTATCGGCTGGTTTTGTTTGACTACGTGGGATTTGGCCAGTCAGACTTAGCCACCTACGATCCGCAGCGGTACAGCCACCTTCAGGGCTACGCCCAGGATATTTTGGAGATCTGCGCGGCGTTAGAGCTGGAACAGGCAATCTTTGTGGGTCACTCAGTGAGCAGCATGATCGGCCTGCTGGCGGCGATCGCCGCCCCCGAGCGCTTTGAGCGGCTAGTAATGATTGGCCCATCACCCTGCTATATCAATGAGGATGCTTACGTCGGCGGCTTTGAGCGCCAGGATATTGACCAGCTGCTCGACATCATGGAGAAGAACTACATTGGCTGGGCGCACTTTTTGGCCCCGGTGGTGATGCAGAACTCCGATCGCCCCCAGCTCACTCAAGAGCTAGAGGACAGCTTTTGCTCGACCGACCCTGCCATTGCCACGCGGTTTGCCAAGGCCACCTTCTATGGCGACAACCGCGACGATTTGGCTAAGGCACCGGTGCCCTCCCTAATTTTGCAGTGTAAAGACGATGCGATTGCCCCCACCGAGGTGGGGCAATACCTGCATCAGCACCTGCCCCACAGCACCCTGGCCCTGATGGAGGCCACGGGCCACTGCCCCCACATGAGCCATCCCGACGAAACTATTCAGCGAATCAAAACCTATTTGGAGGCGGCCAGTCTGGGCCCAACCTATGGTTAA